One window of Medicago truncatula cultivar Jemalong A17 chromosome 2, MtrunA17r5.0-ANR, whole genome shotgun sequence genomic DNA carries:
- the LOC11407181 gene encoding ras-related protein RABB1c produces MSYAYLFKYIIIGDTGVGKSCLLLQFTDKRFQPVHDLTIGVEFGARMITIDNKPIKLQIWDTAGQESFRSITRSYYRGAAGALLVYDITRRETFNHLASWLEDARQHANANMTIMLIGNKCDLAHRRAVSTEEGEQFAKENGLIFMEASAKTAQNVEEAFIKTAGTIYKKIQDGVFDVSNESYGIKVGYGGIPGPSGGRDGPSAAGGGCCS; encoded by the exons ATGTCTTACGCATACCTTTTCAAATACATCATCATCGGCGATACTG GAGTTGGAAAGTCATGTCTTCTACTTCAGTTCACCGACAAGCGCTTTCAACCTGTTCATGACTTGACGATCGGTGTTGAATTTGGTGCCCGGATGATCACGATTGATAATAAGCCAATCAAGTTGCAAATATGGGATACT GCGGGTCAAGAATCCTTCAGATCTATCACAAGGTCATATTACAGAGGAGCTGCAGGTGCACTGCTTGTTTATGATATAACCAG GAGGGAGACATTTAATCACTTAGCTAGCTGGTTGGAAGATGCAAGGCAGCATGCAAATGCAAATATGACAATTATGCTGATTGGCAACAAGTGTGATCTTGCTCACAGACGGGCTGTAAGCACGGAAGAAGGTGAACAGTTTGCAAAGGAGAACGGGTTGATCTTTATGGAGGCCTCAGCAAAAACTGCTCAGAATGTTGAAGAG GCATTCATAAAAACAGCTGGAACCATATACAAAAAGATTCAAGATGGAGTTTTTGATGTATCAAATGAG TCTTATGGAATAAAAGTAGGATATGGTGGAATTCCTGGACCATCTGGAGGTAGGGATGGCCCTTCTGCTGCAGGTGGAGGCTGCTGCAGTTAG